TAACAATCTGTCTATTTCTTCTATGGTTAGCATATCATCATCTTCTTTTAAAATTCTAATTTTAAGCTGTTTTAAATCCATCATCCAAAGTATTCTAAAAATCTTTCTAATCTAAATTTGACTCTTTCTATGCCTATAACTTCAACGAGTAAATCAAGCCCAACGCCGGAAGGTTCTCCCGTTAATGCGATTCTTATAGGATGGAACAAAGCCTTTCCTTTGTAGCCATACTCTTTTTGAATCTTTTTTGTAATGTTTTTAAAATCTTCTTTTGTAATAGCTGATAGGTTTTTAATTTTGTTATAAAAAATCTCTACAACTTTATAAACATTCTCATCAGATTTTACTTCGTTAACTATCTCTTCTGTGTATGGAAACTCATCAACAAAGAAGACTTTAGCCCTTTCTTTGATTTCCATCAATGTTTCGATGCTATCTCTGATTGCAGACATAACTTTTTTGTAAAATTCATAGTCAGCTTTGTATCCAAAGCCTTCAAAAAAAGCAGTAGCTCTTTTTGTTAAATCGTCTAAATCAAGAATTTCTCTTATGTATACACCGTTCATCCATCTTAGTTTTGTTCTGTCAAATATTGCCGGAGATTTATTTACATCTTCAATTCTAAACTGCTTGATTATCTCCTCTTTTGATAAAACCTCTTTTTCTTCTTTTGGATGCCATCCAAGTAATGATAAATAGTTAAATACTGCCTCTGAAATAAATCCATCATCTTTTAATGCTCTAACAGATACAGCCCCATGCCTTTTTGATAGTTTTGTTCTATCTTCTCCAAGAATTATAGGCAGATGTGCAAATTGTGGAATCGCAAAGCCAAGAGCTTCGTATATTACTATCTGTTTTGGAGTGTTTGATAAATGGTCTTCCCCCCTAATTACATGAGTTATTCCCATTAAAGCATCATCTATAACAACTACGAAGTTATATACTGGCATGCCATCTTGTCTTACAATCACAAAATCTCCAAATTCCTTTGTATCTATCTCTACATGACCTCTAATGATATCTTCAAATACCACCGTTTTATCCGGAACTTTAAATCTTACAACCGGTTTTATACCCTTACCTTCATAAAATGCTCTTTCTTCTGGTGTTAGATTTCTGCATTTTCCGCTATATCTGTAAGGTCTTCCTTCTGCAATAGCTTTTTCTCTTTCCTGTTCTAACTCCTCTTCTGTACAATAGCAGTAATAAGCATCGCCTGACTTTAAGAGCTTATCAACATATTTCATGTATATTTCTAATCTTTCTGATTGTCTGTATGGACCATGAGGACCTTCAACGTCCGGACCTTCGTCCCACTCGATCCCCATCCATTTTAAATCTTCCATAA
Above is a genomic segment from Sulfurihydrogenibium sp. containing:
- the gltX gene encoding glutamate--tRNA ligase, whose amino-acid sequence is MKRVRFAPSPTGYLHLGNARTALFNYLFSRHENATFILRIEDTDLERSKKEYEEMLMEDLKWMGIEWDEGPDVEGPHGPYRQSERLEIYMKYVDKLLKSGDAYYCYCTEEELEQEREKAIAEGRPYRYSGKCRNLTPEERAFYEGKGIKPVVRFKVPDKTVVFEDIIRGHVEIDTKEFGDFVIVRQDGMPVYNFVVVIDDALMGITHVIRGEDHLSNTPKQIVIYEALGFAIPQFAHLPIILGEDRTKLSKRHGAVSVRALKDDGFISEAVFNYLSLLGWHPKEEKEVLSKEEIIKQFRIEDVNKSPAIFDRTKLRWMNGVYIREILDLDDLTKRATAFFEGFGYKADYEFYKKVMSAIRDSIETLMEIKERAKVFFVDEFPYTEEIVNEVKSDENVYKVVEIFYNKIKNLSAITKEDFKNITKKIQKEYGYKGKALFHPIRIALTGEPSGVGLDLLVEVIGIERVKFRLERFLEYFG